A genome region from Sebastes umbrosus isolate fSebUmb1 chromosome 22, fSebUmb1.pri, whole genome shotgun sequence includes the following:
- the LOC119481220 gene encoding DNA damage-inducible transcript 4-like protein: protein MVATSTLKTKSSECISDLFDRRYDQACIEKELDFWDHCLAEPQRNTDATEDRTCQQLAKMFENCLSRAKKTTLHCSSVLVPEKLTRRIAREVLRLASCEPCGLRGCVLYVHLELEKGCKRLERIVYDATVVPTFELTLVFKQDGTAWPSLRDFLFMGTCFAPTFRHVLKLSPGFRLVKKKLYSSSAGTVVEEC, encoded by the exons ATGGTCGCCACAAGCACTTTAAAAACCAAGAGCAGCGAATGCATCTCAGATCTGTTTGACCGAAGATATGACCAGGCTTGCATTGAGAAAG AACTGGATTTCTGGGATCACTGCTTGGCCGAACCCCAGAGGAACACGGATGCCACTGAAGACCGAACTTGTCAACAGCTGGCCAAAATGTTCGAAAACTGCCTGTCACGAGCCAAAAAGACGACGCTGCACTGCTCCTCTGTGCTGGTACCAGAGAAGCTCACACGTAGAATAGCTCGCGAGGTCCTGCGGCTGGCGTCCTGCGAGCCCTGCGGCCTGCGCGGCTGCGTCCTCTACGTCCACCTGGAGCTGGAAAAGGGCTGCAAGCGGCTGGAGCGCATCGTGTACGACGCGACCGTGGTGCCCACGTTTGAGCTGACTCTCGTGTTCAAGCAGGACGGCACCGCCTGGCCCAGCCTGCGGGACTTCCTTTTTATGGGGACCTGCTTCGCCCCGACTTTCAGGCACGTACTTAAACTGAGTCCAGGTTTCCGACTTGTGAAGAAAAAACTGTACTCCTCCTCGGCTGGCACCGTGGTAGAGGAGTGCTGA